The Larimichthys crocea isolate SSNF chromosome XI, L_crocea_2.0, whole genome shotgun sequence genome has a segment encoding these proteins:
- the LOC104927376 gene encoding monocyte chemotactic protein 1B translates to MMMMMKKPIVLMTCLLLVSSLAIVASQVSFGPENCCFDFVAGKLNKRKVVEYRYTDTRCAKQAVVFTMKKGSELCARASEDWVKNIVTYIDSQNPNSTASTN, encoded by the exons atgatgatgatgatgaagaaaccCATCGTTCTGATGACCTGCCTCTTGCTTGTCTCGTCTCTCGCTATCGTGGCATCTCAGG TCAGCTTTGGTCCAGAGAACTGCTGTTTTGACTTTGTTGCTGGAAAGCTAAACAAAAGAAAGGTGGTGGAgtacagatacacagacactcGGTGCGCAAAGCAAGCTGTGGT TTTCACAATGAAGAAAGGCTCTGAACTGTGTGCCAGAGCGTCTGAAGACTGGGTGAAGAATATCGTCACCTACATTGACAGCCAAAATCCGAACAGCACTGCCTCCACTAACTGA
- the stum gene encoding protein stum homolog, with protein sequence MAQKEGGTEHFSIKTGGNLGAKAMAGAPTAGGGVVVEVREKKGPLRAAIPTMPFPMAVICLFLNTFIPGLGTFISAFTVLCGARSELISERGVCCVFWLNVAAALIQILTAVIMVGWIMSIFWGMDMVILAISDGYRDQGLPQDV encoded by the exons atggcACAGAAAGAAGGGGGAACAGAGCACTTCAGTATTAAAACCGGGGGCAATCTTGGAGCCAAAGCCATGGCTGGGGCCCCTACAGCAGGTGGAGGAGTGGTGGTGGAGGTCAGGGAGAAGAAGGGACCCCTCCGGGCTGCGATACCCACAATGCCTTTCCCTATGGctgtcatctgtctgtttctgaaCACCTTCATACCTGGACTTG GTACTTTTATCTCAGCATTCACGGTGCTGTGCGGAGCTCGCAGCGAGCTGATTTCAGAGCgaggtgtttgttgtgtgttttggctcAACGTGGCAGCAGCCCTCATCCAGATACTGACAGCAGTTATCATGGTTGGATGGATCATGAGCATCTTCTGGGGAATGGACATGGTCATCCTGGCAA TTTCTGACG